The sequence CGGCATCCGGCTTTAGCTGGCCGGCGCTGCGGCGAGCCACGGCGCCGCCACCGAGGACGCCATGGAGAGCGATCTCCTGGCGTCCTCGGCGTTTTTGTGGCCGATCCCGAGGACGCCACGGAGAGCGATCTCCCGGCGTCCTCGGCGCCCTGCCAGCGTCACTTCACGTAGAGCTGCGCGGCGGCGACGCCCGAACCGGCGGTGGCCTTCACGATGTACTTGGCGTTGATGCCGACGGGGAGCGACCAGCGGTAGCAGTTGCCTCGACCGCCGAGCACGGCGTTCGAGCCGCTCGAGTTGTCCTGCGCCAGCACCGAGGAGCCCATCGGGATCGGGGTCAGCGCGACGAGGCTGATGTCGAGCTCGGTGATCCCCGCGCCGACGCCGACGATCGTGTAGCACTTGCCGGGCATCAGCTGGATCTGCTGCTCGAGGGTCTGTCCGGCGCTGAACTGCCCCGCGATCGGCCCTCCCTCCTTCGTCATGCCGGGCGCCTCGGTCGCAGCGAGGTTGTTCAGCGGGATCGTCGCGGCGGAGGCGAGGTTGGGATCGATCGCCGACGCGCTGCCGGAGCTGCTCCCGCCGCTCGGGGCCGGCTGCTGCCCGCCGGTCTGCTGGCCAGGGATCGGGAACGGCCAGGGAAAGCCGCCAGGCTGCGCCGTCGGAGCGGGCTGCGTCGTCGTCGGGGCAGGCTGCGTCGGGGCGGGCTGCGTGGGGGCAGGCTGCGTCGGGGCGGGCTGCTGGTACCCGGGCTGCTGATACCCCGGCTGCTGGTACCCGGGCTGCTGATACCCCGGCTGCTGGTACCCGGGCTGCTGATATCCAGGCTGCTGGTACCCGGGCTGCTGATACCCGGGCTGCTGATACCCGGGCTGCTGGTAGTAGCCGGGCGGGGGCTGGTTCGCGTAGCTCGGCGGCGTGGACGCCTCCCGCTGTTGACAACCAGCAGCGAGGGCGACGGTGAGGACCAGGGCGGGCAGGACGCCAATCGTACGGAGCAAAAGAACCTCCTCGAATTTCCGGCAGAACGCCGCGTTCAATCTCACTGACGGGCTCGCGACGCAACGGGTGGCTCGCGGGGAGCTCCCCGGCGCGCCCCCCGAAGCCCGCTCAACCGAGCTCCAGGTCCGTCCGCCGGATGTCGCTTTGGACGTGGCACGCCCTCGCTTTCATCGCGCCCATCCGACGGATTGATGCTGTTTCTGCCATGATTTCCCGGGTTATTGCGGCCAGGCGCGGCTGGCCGGGGCCAAAAAGTGAGGTAGCCTACGGCATGACCGACCACGGCTCCCGAGCGAAGCTCGATCGTCCCGGAGAGTTTGCTCAGTGGTTCCTGGAACGAGAGATGCTGGCGAGCGCCGGCATGGGGATCGCGGCCGACAGGGCGCGGCTGCACCTCGGACGCGCGGTCACGTTCCTGGAGCAGGGGATGCTGCGCGAGTCGCTGGTGGAGGCGAACTCGGCCGCGTACCTCGATCAGGCGATCCGACCCGAGGCGCTGCTCATTGCGCGCATGTGCATCCTGCGGGAGTTCGTGGGCGAGCCCGGCGGCTGAGCGGCGCGGCGGCGCGAGGGGGCGAACGCCCGCGCCGGCTTGCCTGCGGGCTTGCGCCGCCGGCGCAGCCGCGCAAGACGCCTCGCACATAGCCCCCGCCCTCTGGCGGGTGTATGAGCGCCGCGAGCACAGCTGTCCCAACGAGGGGTCCGCGGCGTGCGGCAGGGCTGTGCGCGAGGAGGCCGCAGATGACGGTGACGGGTAGGTCGTTGGGTTCAGCAGTGCTCCTGGCTCTCTGGGCGGCAGCGCTGGGCTGCGGCGGCAGCAGCAAGGAGTCGGAGTTCGCGGACGACGCCCCGGACGCGGGGACGCCGCCGCCCCCGCAGCCGACAGCGTCCGTGCCGCCCCCGGACGCCGGCCTGCCCCCGGTCGCGGCGCCCACGGTGGCACCCTGCGATGGAGTCCAGTCGCTCGCGATGACCACCATGTTCCAGGGCCGCGCCGCCGGCGAGGCGCCGAAGATGCAGCCGGAAGGGGCGCCCGTCTGCAGCGTGGTGCCCGAGGGACAGACGGCCTCGGGGCAGACCTTCATGCTCCAGCCCGGCTATTGCTATACGTTCCTGGCGCAGGCGCTCCCCACCGTCACCGAGGTGGACATCCAGCTGGAGCTCGATCTGAACGCCGGAGGGCAGCCAGGGCTCGCTGCGTTCAACCTGAAACCGGTGCTCGCCGTCGACTCGGACACCGGCCCGACAGCCGCCATCGGAGCCAAGCAGAGCTGCTACCAATGGCCGTTCCCCATCGCGGCGACGGCCAAGCTGGTTGTCAAGGCGCGCACCGGCTCGGGACCGGTGGCGGCGCAGGCCTACAGCCGCAAGAAGTGAGCTGACCTCGCCGCGGGGGCGGCGGCGGCATCAATCCGCCCGGCCCCCCGGCGGCGGCGCGCGTTGCCGGCACGCGACGCGGGCCGCCCCGCTGCGCGCTGGACGCCCTTCCGCCGCCCCGGCGATGGTGCGCCGAGGCCATGGAGCAAGAACGGCCACGTCGCCGTGGCCGCCCTGCGCTCCGCTGGGAGATCCCGTAAGACTACAGGAGCGCGTCCTTGATGGCCTTGATCGGCCGAGCGCGGACCGACTTGCTCGCCGGCTTCGCGGCAAAGGTCATCGGCTGCTTGGTAAACGGGTTGATCCCCTGGCGCGCCTTCGTCGCAGGGCGCTTGACCACCCGGAACTTCGCGAAGCCGGGCAGCGTGAACACGCCCGACTTCTTGAGCTCGCGATGACCGATCGTGATGAGGGACTCGAGAACGTTCTTCACCTGCTTGCGGCTCAGCTCATCACCGGCAGCTTCGGTGATGGCCTGGATCAGGCCGCTCTTGCTCAACGTCTTCTTCGCGCCGCCCCCGGCCGTCTTCTTACTTGCCATGGCACTCTCCTCGGACATGAGCTCGCGCGCGACACCTCGCCGCGCACAGCCTCAGTGAACCTTACACACGACACAGGACAAAAAAAGACAAAAATGCGGGGAGAAATAGCGATTTCTGAGACGGGGCATCGCGCGGACCCCTGAAAGACCGCGCCGGAGCGGTGCGCCAGAGGGGGAACCAGCCGCCGGGAAGGGCGGCGGCGCGGCGCCATCGCGGGCCGGAGAGCGTCAAAAAACGCCTGGAGTGGCGCGGTTTTGCACGCTCCACGTCATGCGCGCGCCGCCTGGGGCGGCCGCGCAGGCGGCCGCCGCGACCTGGGCATACCCGCGGAGACGCGCGGGACAAGCCCTCAGCCGGCGCGCAGCTCGTCGAGGAGCGCCCGGGCTGCCTCGAGCGAGCCGTCCTCCGAGACGGACTTGTCGAGCATCAAGCGCGCTTTCCGGCGGTCACCGGCCGCGAGCGCCATCGCCCCGAGGTGGTAATAGGCGAGCGCCCGCGCGGCGGGCGTCGTGCCTCCCTCGCCGGGCTCGGGGGAAATCTTCATCAGGGTGACCGCGCGGTAAGCGCGCGCGGCGATGTCCTCTTCCCCCAGCCCGAGCGCGCTCTCGCCGAGCTCCATGGCGAGCTCGCCGTTCTGAGGATCGTTTTCGAGCGCCCTCGTGAGCGCCGTGAGCGACTCGTGCAGATTCCCCTCGGCGTCCTCGATGCGCGCGACGCGGTGGTAGACGGCGCCGAGGTGCCGCGAGCGGCGCCCCTTGGCAGCCACGATGAGCTCGGCGGTGACCGCGCGCGCCTCCCTCGAGTCGCCCGCGGCGATCAGCGCGTCGACGAGCAGCAGGGCGACCTCGTTATCTTCCGGGCGCAGGGAGCGCGCCTCCCGGAGCGCCGCGGCCGCCTGCGCGGCGTCGCCGACGTCGAGCAGCAGGCGGCCGGAGGCGACGAGGAGCGTGAAGCGGCCGGCCACGTCGGAGGCCGCGGCGGCGTCCTCGAGCGTGATGGCGGCGAGCTCGCGGTTCGCGCCGATCTCGGCGTAGAGCGCGCGCAGGCGGTCGCGGATCTCGGCGTTGCCCGGCGCGGCGCGGAGCGCGCGCTCGAGCCCGCCGCGGGCGTCGCCCAGGTGGCCCGCGCGCGCGCACGCGCCGGCCAGGAGGAGCGCCGTCGCGACGAGGGCGTCGCCCTCCTCGAGCGCGATGAGCCTGCGGTAGACGGCGCTCGCGGCGTCCCACCGCGCGGCGGACTCCTCGAGGCCGGCGAGCGCCTTGAGCGCAGCGCGGTCCTTGGAGTCGGCGTGGAGCAGATCGCCGAGGTGGGCGCGCGCGCGCTCGACGTCGCCCGAGCGCGCGAGGATCTCGGCGAGGCGCAGCCGGAGCGCGCGCGGCGAGGCGGCGCCCGCCCCCTCCGCCGCGGCCTCGCTGGGCGCGCCCGCGGCCTCGGCCTCGGCGGACCGCGCCGCCGCGCGCGCGAGCGCCCGCTCGAGCTCGGCGACGAGCTCGGCGGCGTACTCGGCGCCGCCGAGCGCGTAGGCGCGCTCGAGATCGGCGAGGGCGCGATCGCCCTGGCCGAGCGCGCCGTGGACCTCGGCCCGCGCGCGGTGGAGCCACGGGTCGTCCGGGCTCGCCTCGAGCGTCGCCGTGAGCGCGCGGGCCGCGCGGGCGTGGTCGGAGACCGCGCCGCACGCGTCGATGAGCGCGATCAAGACGTCGCGATCCCCGGGCGCGACGCGGAGGGCGCGCTCGAGGAGCTCGGCCGCCGCCGCGGCGTCGCCCGCGCGATCGCGGAGGATCTCGGCGGCGCGGCAGAGCGACTCGACGCGCGCCTCGTCGGCGTCGGCGACGTGCGCCGTGAGCACGTGGAGCTCGGCGAGGGCGTGCCAGGCCTCGCGGGCCGCGTAGCGCGACGCGAGCTCCTCGCGGAGCCGGTCGTTCGTGGGGCAGACGGCGTACCCGGCCTTGAGGGCGGCCTCCGCCGCGGCGTCGTCGCCGCGCGCGCCGTGCAGCTCGGAGAGCTCCAGGGCGAGCTGGGCCGCCTCGCCGCCCTGCTCGGTGCGCAGGAGCTTCTCGAGCGCGTCGGTGAGGTCGTCCGCGTTGTCGCGCTTCCGGCTGAGGCGCACGAGCGCGCGGAGCACGTCGCGGTTCGCGCCGTCCCAGTCCGCGGCCCCGAGGTAGACGTCACGCGCGCCGCGATCGTCGCCGCGCTGCTCGAGGAGGGCGCCGAGGCGCATCGAGAGCGACGCGATCGAGGCGACGTCCGCGCGATCCTTGGCGGCGTCGAGCTGCAGCGCGAAGAGCTCGCCGAGCTCGTCGGTGCGGCCGGCCTCCTCGAGCATCGTGGCGAGGAGGATGGCGGCCTCCACCTGGGTCGGATCCTCGTCGAGGATGTCGCGGAGCAGGGCCGCCGCCTTCTCCGGCGACCCCTGCGCGAGGAGGCGCGCGCGCTCGAGGCGCAGCGCGCAGCGCTCGGAGAGATCGTCGACGAGGGGCGCCGTCTCCTCGAGCAGCGCGGAGAGGCGCGCGGCGTCGCCGCTCCGCCGGTACACGCCGGCGAGGGGCGTCCAGATCTCGCGCTCGGCGGGCTCGCGGGCGCGGAGCTCCTCGTAGAGGCGCGCCGCGCGGACGAGGTCGGCGAGCGGGCCGGCGGCCAGCTCCGCGGCGTGCAGGAGCAGCGCGCGCTCCTCCTCGGGCGCCGAGGCGCGCGCGGCGCGCTCGGAGAGCCACGCGGCGGCCGCGAGATCGCCGGCCTCCTCGCGGAGCTCCGCCAGCGCGACGAGCGCCCACGCGGAGCCGGACGGATCCGACGAATCGGACGAAGACCGCGCGCCCGAGCCGACGATGCGCTGCAGGATCGACTCGGCCAGCTCGCGATCGCCGAGCGCGCGCGCGGTGCGGACGGCCTCCTCGAGGACCCCGGGGCCCTCGACCTCGGCGAGGAGCAGCAGCGCGTCCACGAGTGCGCGCGGCCGCCCGCTCTGCCGGGCGAGGCGCTCGAAGAGGCGGATCGCCCGCGGGTTCCTCGGATCGGTGCGGAGCGCGTCGCGCAGGATCGCCTCGGCCCGGTCCGGATCGGCGTGGAGCTCGAGCGCCTCTTCGAGGAGCGAGATCGCCTGATCGACGTCCGCCGCGTCCGCCGCGAGCAGCGCGGCCAGGCGGTACCGCGGCCCGGCGCGATCCGCGCCGCCCGCGGGGGCGGCCGGCGCGTCGGCGAGGCCGATGCGCTTGCGGAGGACGTCCGCCTGCGCGGCGCGGTCGCCGAGGCGCTCGTAGATGGCCTCCAGCGAGCGCCACAGCTGCTCGATGTCGGCGCCGGCGTCGCGGCCCGCGCGGTCGTGGAAGGGCGCGCCGGCCGCGATCTTCGCCTCCGCGCGGCGGTAGACGGCCGCGGCGCGCTCCTGATCGGCCGGCGAGAGCTCGAGGGCGCGGCCGAAGCGGAGCAGGAGCGCGACCTCGTACGGCTCGGAGGCCGCCCGGGCGACGAGCCGCTCGACGACGTCGACGTACCGCTGCGCCTGGCCCGAGCGGCGCGCGAGATCGAGGGCGGCGTCGTGCGCGGCGCCCGCGCCCGGCGTGAGATCGAGGACGCGCAAGCGGGCCGAGAGCGCGAGCTCCGGGCGATCGAGCGGGCCTTCGTAGAGCGACGCGAGCTCGCCGAGCGCCGCGGCGGCGTCCTCGGTGGGCTCGAGCGCAGGGCCGGCGAGCCGCGCCTCGAGGGCGCGCGCGAGCAGGTCGTGGCGCCCGCGGGAGCGCAGCGCGGCGAGGAGCTTCTCGTGCTCGGCGTCGCTCTCGCGCGCCGCCTCGAAGGCGGACTCGACGTACTCCGCCTCGCGGTCGGGCGCCCCCTGCCGGCGCGCGATCTCCCCGAGCGCGAGCAGGACCTCGGCCCGGCTGAACGAGGTGGCCGACGGGAGGCCCACGCTGGAGCGCGTCGGCGGCATCGTGCTGCGCCGCGCGCCGACGAGCCCCTCGCCCTCGTCGCGGGGCCGGCGCGCGACGAGCAGCAGCGCGCGGTAGGCGCGGTGCGCGCGCTCGAGCTGGCCGTCCTCGAGGGCGAGGCCGGCGAGGCCGTGGAGCGCGTCGGGGTGCGCGGGGTCGACGCGCAGCGCGAGGTCGAACTCCGCCATCGCGCGGGCGCGATCGCCCGTGGCGAGCGCGACCCGGGCGAGCTCGTAGTGGACGAGCGCGCGCTCCTTGGGGCGGCGGGCGCCGAAGTCGGCGATGATCCCGCGCAGGGCCGCGGTCGCGTCGTCGGTCCGGCCGGCGGCGGAGAGGGCGCGGCTCCGCGCGAGGCGCAGCGAGAGGTCGTCCGGCGCGAGCGCGATGGCCTCGTCGAACAGCGGGATCGCGGCGGCGGGCGAGCCGCCGCGCGTGAGGTAGAGGTCCGCGGCCTCGCGGAGGAGCGAGAGCCGGGCCGGCGCCTCGTCGGCGCGCGCGGCGTCGCCCGCGATGAGCGCGGCCAGGGCGCTCCACGCGCCCGACGCGCGGTAGAGGTATGCGAGCCGCTCGCGCAGCGGCGCGGGCTGCGCGGCGCGGGGCAGCGCTCGCTCGAGGGCGGCGCGGGCGCGATCGGGCTCGCCGGCGGCGAGGTACGCGTCCGCGAGGCGGAGCGCCGCCTGGTGCAGCTCCTCGGGCCCTGCGCCGGCGCAGAGCCGCTCGAGCGCCTCGGCGGCGGCCGCGTGCTCACCGCGGCGCGCGAGCAGCCGGGCGAGCGCGTCGAGCGCCTCGACGGACCCGATGTCCGCGGCGCGGCGGTAGCTCGCGATCGCGCGCTCGGGCTCGTTGAGCTCGTGCTCGGCGAGGGACGCCGCCTGGAGCCAGAGCTCGGCGGCCGCCCCGCCGGCGTCCGCCGACCCGCGCGCGGCCGCCTGCTCCTCGCGGAGCAGCATGAGCTCGCGGTGCAGCCCGCCCGCCTCGAGGAGCGAGGCGAGCCTGTCGACCGACGGGCCGTGCCCCGGGCTCTCGGCGAGGTTCAGGCGGAGCAGCGCGATCGCCTCGGACGCGCGCGTGGCGTCCGCGAGGAGCTCCGCGGCGTCGTAGCGGAGGGCGACGCGGCGCTCGAGATCACCAGAGACCTCGATCTGCAACTCGCGCAGGCGCACGAGCTCCTCGCGACGACCGGCCGCACGGAGCAGCGCGGCGAGGCTCTCGCCGATCGGCTCGTCCGTCGGATCGTCCGCGAACAGCCCGCCGTAGAGGGCGATCGCCTCGCCGGGCTCCGCCGCCTCGGCCGCGACGCGCAGCAGCCGGCGCCGCTCGCTCGGCGCGAACGGGAGCGCGGCGCCGCGCCGGCACAGCGCGACGATCTGCGGCCCGTCGCCCGCGCCCGCGAGCATGCCGACGAGCGCGTCGATCGCCCAGAGGGCGGCGCGCGAGGCCGGCCACGCGCCGGGCCCAGGGGGCTGCCCCGCCTCGTCGCCGAGGCGCTGCACGGCGATCTCGAGGAGCTCCGCCGCGATCTCGCGGGCCCGCACAGCGTCGCCCGCGTCGCGCGCCGCCTCCACGGCCTCGCGGTAGAGGGCGAGATCGTGCCCGGTCGCCGCGGCGAGCCGGAGCAGCGTCGGGACGAGCGATGGCCCGCGCCGCCGCCGCAGGAGCTCCGCGAGATCGAGCAGGATCGCGCGGTTCGCCGGGTCGTGGAGGAGCGCGCGCTCGAAGGCGCGCTCGGCGGCGTCCTCGTCGGCGCGCGCGTCGCGGTGCCAGCGGCCCACGCGGGCCGTGAGGTCGCGGAGCGTGGCGGCAGGGACGTCGCCGCGGCGCTCGAGCTCGGGCAGCGCGTCGGCGATCGTGTGCCAGCGGCCCGCGAGGTCCGTGAGCCGCAGGAGGCCCTCGGGCGGCTCGGCGCCGGGCGACAGGAGGAACGCGCGGAAGGCGAGATCGAAGGCGCCCTCCCGGTCGTCGCCTCGCTCCTCGAGGAGCGCCGCGGAGGCCTTCAGGATGGCGACCCGCTCGGCGTCCGTCCCGGCCGCGGCGAGCCGCGGTTCGAGCAGCGCGATCTGGCCGCGCCAGTCGTCCGCGTCGGCGCAGATCTCGAGCAACGCGCCGACGGCGGCGACCAGCGCGCCGCGGTGCTCGGCCGACGCCGGGTCGATGCGGCGGAGCAGCTCCTCGAGCCCCGCGCGCGGCGCGGGCGGGCGCGCGGCGCGCTCGCCCACGCCGTCGGCCGCACCGCCGCCGCCCTCGCCGCCCGCGCGGCGCGCGTCCCGCTCGGCCTCGTGCGCGCGGCGGTAGCCCTTCACCGCGAGCTCCCACGCGAGCGTGCGATCGCGGTGCGTGTCGCCGAGGCGCTGGAAGAGCTCCACGCTGCGCGCCGCGCCCGCCCCGCCGGGGAGCGCGCCGGCCGCGGACGCCTCGACCTCGAGCAGCGCGACGAGGTCGCCCCAGCGCTCCGCGCGCGTGTAGAGCGCGGCCAGCGCGTCCCCGCTCTCCGGGTCGGGCGCGAGCTCCTCGCGGATGCGGCGCCAGGTGGCGATGGCCTCGTCGGCGTCGCCGAGCTCGCGCTCGAAGAGCCGCGCGACGCGCCCGAGATCGCGCCGGCCGCCCGCGCCGCCGCGCACGGCCGCGCGGCGCTCCAGCACGGCCGCGAGCTCGCGGTACCTCCCGCCCTCCTCGAGGAGCGCCGCCAGGCCGTCGAGCGCCGCGAGATCCTGGCGGTCGTCGACGAGGCGCGCCGAGTACGCCGCGATCGCCCGCGCCTCGTCGCCGAGCCGCGAGGAGGCGAGCCGCGCGAGCTCCCCGAGGGCCTCGCGCCGCGCCGCCGGGTCCGTCTCGATCGCGGCGAGCGTGTCGAGCACGTCGCACCGCTCGGCGACGCGGTCGCCCTCCGCGAAGAGCCGATCGAGCGCGCGGGCGGCGTCCCGCGCGGCCTCCGCGTCGCCGCTCGCCTCGGCGAGCGAGAAGAGCCGGCGGAAGAGCGCGATCGCCCCGTCGGCGTCGCCGAGCCGGTCGCGGCGCAGGAGCGCGGCGTCGCGCACGAGCGAGAGCGCCTGCCGCGCGTCGCCGGCGCGCGGCTCGGCCGCGGCGAGGACCTCGGCGAGGCGGTCGTGCCGGCCGAGGCGCTCGGCGAGCTCGGCGAGCTCCGCGCGATCGCCGGCCTCCGACGGCCTGAGCTCGACGAGCTCGGCGAGCCGCGCGAACGCGCCCGGCTCGTCGCCGAGGGCGTCGCGGCGGAGCCGCACGATCTCGCGCAGCAGCGCCGGGCGATCGCCGACGTCGGCGC comes from Sorangium aterium and encodes:
- a CDS encoding HU family DNA-binding protein, which gives rise to MASKKTAGGGAKKTLSKSGLIQAITEAAGDELSRKQVKNVLESLITIGHRELKKSGVFTLPGFAKFRVVKRPATKARQGINPFTKQPMTFAAKPASKSVRARPIKAIKDALL
- a CDS encoding tetratricopeptide repeat protein, whose translation is RAAIKDDPGDDAAYEALLETYAAGGAWGALYGALAERLPGVAPDARVAHELRMADAAARGGEVPSAVAHYRAILASGAAIEGAALSAMEALALSAGDAALLREVLERRVAAAGDPQDEALWLERLGELAAFGIRAPDAPDAPDTRAAQAAPGDLDASVTAWQRAAGLAEGPLADPERAQKLYERVLSVAPKHRDAAARLAALYRGQGAWARLAAVCEVLIETAASDDEALAALAALEDAAIRARATSRFVDAALDLRDRMRAEGEGSAPAGKAAARVRAIEAALARVLAADPERQDDAASVYRRLLSPQDDGDAAPGALDAAALEAFRAFLAQSPDTLARRVDRRWLFTLLVERGREGERPRALSAWAAWEEEIGNRAAAAALYARLLEADPENDDALAARGRLLAEVGDHEGAAEVLAVRRDRSQGGARVALDVELATLLFDRLDRPADALDAVAPAIEAGTIEPAVLEIVQRALGRPETQARAALLLERACDAVDDPEARVALLEALLASSPADAAPGAALDAGSLAAAQRAAVRRGWFERLLEHHDHDAPRGLDVALRAVSELPGELDLWDRLEELGRRAKQPERVAAAHAAALDAGAALPPDIVEEIGRRAVEHHEEWFDAPEAALALLRRLVELVPGSLWGFERLKLAYNAAERWEDLFALYDAMLERTSAADERVFLLEDAAAVARDLAGDGERTMRYLEQLLPLQDDARTRAALERLYERHGRHRPLIDLLSAELPRLSGDAADRLRERVALLWIEGVGDAASALPVVEELLDAPPEPRAVRAAPRSVGAFALLERILGALPPEQAPAGEAGALDTRAARQRSAALLAKHYREEKRPTDLVRVLEIQLEGADVGDRPALLREIVRLRRDALGDEPGAFARLAELVELRPSEAGDRAELAELAERLGRHDRLAEVLAAAEPRAGDARQALSLVRDAALLRRDRLGDADGAIALFRRLFSLAEASGDAEAARDAARALDRLFAEGDRVAERCDVLDTLAAIETDPAARREALGELARLASSRLGDEARAIAAYSARLVDDRQDLAALDGLAALLEEGGRYRELAAVLERRAAVRGGAGGRRDLGRVARLFERELGDADEAIATWRRIREELAPDPESGDALAALYTRAERWGDLVALLEVEASAAGALPGGAGAARSVELFQRLGDTHRDRTLAWELAVKGYRRAHEAERDARRAGGEGGGGAADGVGERAARPPAPRAGLEELLRRIDPASAEHRGALVAAVGALLEICADADDWRGQIALLEPRLAAAGTDAERVAILKASAALLEERGDDREGAFDLAFRAFLLSPGAEPPEGLLRLTDLAGRWHTIADALPELERRGDVPAATLRDLTARVGRWHRDARADEDAAERAFERALLHDPANRAILLDLAELLRRRRGPSLVPTLLRLAAATGHDLALYREAVEAARDAGDAVRAREIAAELLEIAVQRLGDEAGQPPGPGAWPASRAALWAIDALVGMLAGAGDGPQIVALCRRGAALPFAPSERRRLLRVAAEAAEPGEAIALYGGLFADDPTDEPIGESLAALLRAAGRREELVRLRELQIEVSGDLERRVALRYDAAELLADATRASEAIALLRLNLAESPGHGPSVDRLASLLEAGGLHRELMLLREEQAAARGSADAGGAAAELWLQAASLAEHELNEPERAIASYRRAADIGSVEALDALARLLARRGEHAAAAEALERLCAGAGPEELHQAALRLADAYLAAGEPDRARAALERALPRAAQPAPLRERLAYLYRASGAWSALAALIAGDAARADEAPARLSLLREAADLYLTRGGSPAAAIPLFDEAIALAPDDLSLRLARSRALSAAGRTDDATAALRGIIADFGARRPKERALVHYELARVALATGDRARAMAEFDLALRVDPAHPDALHGLAGLALEDGQLERAHRAYRALLLVARRPRDEGEGLVGARRSTMPPTRSSVGLPSATSFSRAEVLLALGEIARRQGAPDREAEYVESAFEAARESDAEHEKLLAALRSRGRHDLLARALEARLAGPALEPTEDAAAALGELASLYEGPLDRPELALSARLRVLDLTPGAGAAHDAALDLARRSGQAQRYVDVVERLVARAASEPYEVALLLRFGRALELSPADQERAAAVYRRAEAKIAAGAPFHDRAGRDAGADIEQLWRSLEAIYERLGDRAAQADVLRKRIGLADAPAAPAGGADRAGPRYRLAALLAADAADVDQAISLLEEALELHADPDRAEAILRDALRTDPRNPRAIRLFERLARQSGRPRALVDALLLLAEVEGPGVLEEAVRTARALGDRELAESILQRIVGSGARSSSDSSDPSGSAWALVALAELREEAGDLAAAAWLSERAARASAPEEERALLLHAAELAAGPLADLVRAARLYEELRAREPAEREIWTPLAGVYRRSGDAARLSALLEETAPLVDDLSERCALRLERARLLAQGSPEKAAALLRDILDEDPTQVEAAILLATMLEEAGRTDELGELFALQLDAAKDRADVASIASLSMRLGALLEQRGDDRGARDVYLGAADWDGANRDVLRALVRLSRKRDNADDLTDALEKLLRTEQGGEAAQLALELSELHGARGDDAAAEAALKAGYAVCPTNDRLREELASRYAAREAWHALAELHVLTAHVADADEARVESLCRAAEILRDRAGDAAAAAELLERALRVAPGDRDVLIALIDACGAVSDHARAARALTATLEASPDDPWLHRARAEVHGALGQGDRALADLERAYALGGAEYAAELVAELERALARAAARSAEAEAAGAPSEAAAEGAGAASPRALRLRLAEILARSGDVERARAHLGDLLHADSKDRAALKALAGLEESAARWDAASAVYRRLIALEEGDALVATALLLAGACARAGHLGDARGGLERALRAAPGNAEIRDRLRALYAEIGANRELAAITLEDAAAASDVAGRFTLLVASGRLLLDVGDAAQAAAALREARSLRPEDNEVALLLVDALIAAGDSREARAVTAELIVAAKGRRSRHLGAVYHRVARIEDAEGNLHESLTALTRALENDPQNGELAMELGESALGLGEEDIAARAYRAVTLMKISPEPGEGGTTPAARALAYYHLGAMALAAGDRRKARLMLDKSVSEDGSLEAARALLDELRAG